In a genomic window of Temperatibacter marinus:
- a CDS encoding cystathionine gamma-synthase family protein yields the protein MKKAYRKKTLGDRVLKPETQMMGYGYDPKLSEGSLKPPIFMTSTFVFDSAQDGKEFFELAYGKREAKPNEESGLIYSRINNPDLEVLEDRLALWENADKALTFSSGMSAISTTLMAYLRPGDVIVYSAPIYGGSEYLIRNILPEYGVQSVEFESGFEEMTLAPALEQAKSKGRISVIYVETPANPTNGLVDLKECQRLADEIALQQEGHRPLVIADNTFLGPVWQKALECGADISVYSLTKYVAGHSDVVAGAVVGSAELMGPVAGFRTILGTMCDPHTGWLIMRSLETLKIRMERSADNARIIANYLRNHPKVESINYLEFLPEESLAREIFERQSESAGSTFSFDIKGGEAESFKVLDNLQIIKLAVSLGGTESLMEHPFSMTHSDVDDDVKRRLGIRNASLRLSVGIENVDDLIADIEQALDHI from the coding sequence ATGAAAAAAGCATACCGTAAAAAAACGCTCGGTGATCGAGTATTGAAACCAGAGACCCAAATGATGGGTTATGGCTATGATCCAAAGCTTTCTGAAGGCTCTTTAAAGCCACCAATTTTCATGACTTCAACCTTTGTGTTTGATAGCGCCCAAGATGGGAAAGAATTTTTCGAGCTTGCCTACGGAAAGAGAGAAGCCAAACCTAACGAGGAGAGCGGCTTAATCTATAGCCGGATTAACAATCCTGATTTAGAAGTTTTAGAAGATCGCCTCGCTTTATGGGAAAATGCCGATAAAGCACTAACCTTTTCCAGTGGCATGTCAGCAATTTCGACGACTCTGATGGCTTATTTAAGACCTGGTGATGTGATTGTTTATTCTGCTCCCATCTATGGCGGCAGTGAATATCTTATAAGAAATATTTTACCTGAATACGGTGTTCAAAGTGTCGAATTTGAAAGTGGCTTTGAAGAGATGACCTTGGCCCCAGCTTTAGAGCAAGCAAAATCCAAAGGACGTATTTCCGTCATTTATGTTGAAACGCCTGCAAATCCAACCAATGGCCTTGTTGACCTAAAAGAATGCCAGCGTTTAGCCGACGAAATTGCTTTGCAGCAAGAAGGGCACCGCCCTCTTGTAATTGCAGATAATACATTTCTAGGGCCCGTATGGCAAAAAGCTTTAGAATGCGGCGCTGACATATCAGTCTATAGCCTCACGAAATATGTGGCAGGCCACAGTGATGTTGTAGCTGGTGCTGTTGTAGGCTCTGCAGAGCTTATGGGGCCTGTAGCAGGCTTTAGAACAATTCTAGGGACCATGTGCGATCCTCATACAGGATGGCTCATCATGCGCAGTCTTGAAACTTTAAAAATTCGCATGGAGCGCAGCGCCGACAATGCTCGCATCATTGCCAACTACCTCAGAAATCACCCAAAAGTAGAAAGCATCAATTACTTGGAATTTCTACCTGAAGAAAGTCTTGCTAGAGAGATCTTCGAGCGTCAGAGTGAAAGCGCTGGGTCAACCTTTAGTTTTGATATCAAAGGCGGTGAAGCAGAATCTTTCAAAGTTCTCGATAACTTACAGATTATTAAACTGGCCGTTTCTCTGGGAGGCACAGAAAGTTTGATGGAACATCCCTTCAGCATGACACATTCTGATGTCGATGATGATGTTAAACGCCGTCTTGGTATTAGAAATGCCTCACTTCGGTTATCTGTTGGCATTGAAAATGTCGATGATCTGATTGCTGATATTGAACAAGCTTTAGACCATATCTAA
- a CDS encoding response regulator, whose translation MKSCLVVDDSKVIRKVARRILEELNFAVEEAVDGRDALDKSVANTPDAVLLDWNMPIMDGLEYLTALRASSDIQTQPIVVFCTTENDMSHIRRAIEAGANEYIMKPFDREIIEAKFSQVGLL comes from the coding sequence ATGAAAAGCTGTTTAGTAGTGGATGACTCTAAAGTTATTCGAAAAGTTGCAAGGCGAATTCTTGAAGAATTGAACTTTGCAGTAGAAGAGGCTGTTGATGGTAGAGATGCCCTAGATAAGTCTGTTGCCAATACACCAGATGCAGTTTTGCTTGACTGGAATATGCCTATTATGGATGGTCTTGAATATTTGACAGCTTTGAGAGCAAGTTCTGATATTCAAACTCAGCCGATTGTTGTATTTTGTACAACAGAAAATGATATGTCCCATATCCGTCGTGCCATCGAAGCTGGTGCTAATGAATATATAATGAAACCTTTTGACCGTGAGATTATTGAAGCGAAATTTTCTCAAGTTGGTCTACTGTAA
- a CDS encoding chemotaxis protein CheW: MNDLVVRNDLSVVASGSGSQDYVTVNLAGQLLGIPVLSVHDVLNQQRITAIPLSPEWVAGVLNLRGRIVTAIDLRVRMDLPPREEGQKSMSVVVEHNDEPYSLQIDSVGEVLSLSDELFERNPITLDPKWRDVSKGIYRLENELMAVLDVEKLLDLESSSKAA; this comes from the coding sequence ATGAATGATCTCGTCGTAAGAAATGATCTCAGCGTTGTCGCCAGTGGATCAGGCAGTCAAGATTATGTAACTGTAAATCTTGCAGGGCAATTACTTGGCATTCCAGTATTGTCAGTGCATGATGTCCTTAATCAACAGCGGATTACAGCCATTCCTTTATCTCCAGAGTGGGTTGCAGGTGTTTTAAACCTTCGTGGGCGTATTGTGACTGCAATTGACCTGAGAGTGCGAATGGATTTGCCGCCAAGAGAAGAAGGTCAAAAATCTATGAGTGTTGTGGTCGAACATAATGATGAGCCTTATAGTTTACAAATTGATTCAGTAGGGGAAGTTTTGTCTCTTTCAGACGAGCTTTTTGAGAGGAACCCTATTACGCTGGATCCTAAGTGGCGCGATGTCAGTAAAGGCATCTACCGTCTGGAAAATGAGCTGATGGCGGTTTTGGATGTAGAAAAACTTCTAGATCTAGAGTCATCGTCAAAAGCAGCCTAA
- a CDS encoding chemotaxis protein CheW, with amino-acid sequence MDDLLNEFLTETSEAIDVVDVELVKLEQDPNNKEVLDNIFRLVHTIKGTCGFLGLPRLESVAHASENVLGKFRDGELEVTEHAVTVILESLDRIKDILAGLEETEEEPQGDDNDLIDRLDAIAEGSLASEPEADVIEADIVDQGLGRPLKAGEVTLEELEAAFASAPGPEAGGADDSAGDEMDMEAEMAAAMEEEQAADIVEANTSASEPLYDRVGGEDAIAVMAHLMSSRLPNDPKLSKFFKDSTVDQRKGRLSGIMTALFRDDLDSADNVARLMITMPGFDDKCFDALLVFMKSVMTECQVEADTRDEAIMSFELVREAVVSSSKAKAEAATAKTSGDTKRTSQSIRVSVDLLEDLMNMVSELVLTRNQLLQISRDMDNSELGVPLQRLSQCTTELQEGVMKTRMQPIGNAWAKLPRIVRDLTVELDKKIELEMRGAETELDRQVLELIKDPLTHMVRNSADHGVEMPAERLALGKPETGTIILDAYHEGGHIIVEIRDDGRGIPVEKLKGKILEKELATESELSEMSDNQIQKFIFHPGFSTAEKVTSVSGRGVGMDVVRSNIEKIGGTIDMVSIEGKGSTFEIKIPLTLAIVSALIVKADGERFAIPQISVLELVRASSDSEYRIEKIKDAPVLRLRNRLLPLVYLNEILDFSTREELEADEDKDDFIIVAQVGAYTFGIVVDQVFDTEEIVVKPVAPILKDIPIYSGNTILGDGSVIMILDPNGIAARSNAGASDQVEDKVEEDVVHKASSDENESMLVFRAGSENNKAVQLSLIARLEDIAIDEIEMSNGRHVVQYRGALMPIIKADPTMEFVSEGRQPVLVFTDREYTMGLAVDQIMDIVDDKLDIKLASDNESVVGSAVVDGNTTEIINVAYFLAQAFSDWLKSRDTEEDVAPAKDAHVLLIDDSDFFRSMVRPVLTVAGYKVTAVNGAQKALDLREDGIMFDLIVSDIEMPDMTGFEFAEAIKSSGIWQHTPLIALSSLASDKDINHGIEVGFDDYVAKFDQETLLRSLAQQLKLQGDAA; translated from the coding sequence ATGGATGACCTCTTAAATGAATTCTTAACGGAAACATCAGAAGCGATTGATGTTGTTGATGTTGAGCTTGTCAAATTAGAGCAAGACCCGAACAACAAAGAAGTTTTGGATAATATATTCAGACTAGTTCATACAATTAAGGGGACCTGTGGTTTCCTAGGTTTGCCAAGACTTGAATCTGTTGCGCATGCTTCAGAGAATGTTCTTGGAAAATTCCGCGATGGTGAGCTTGAGGTTACCGAGCATGCTGTGACTGTTATTCTAGAAAGCTTAGACAGAATTAAAGACATTCTTGCAGGCCTTGAAGAAACAGAAGAAGAGCCGCAAGGCGATGACAATGATCTCATTGATCGCTTAGATGCTATTGCTGAAGGCAGTTTAGCATCAGAACCAGAGGCTGATGTCATCGAGGCTGATATTGTCGACCAAGGGTTAGGTCGTCCTCTAAAAGCTGGCGAAGTTACTCTTGAAGAACTAGAGGCTGCTTTTGCTTCCGCTCCAGGCCCTGAAGCTGGTGGTGCTGATGATAGTGCTGGCGACGAAATGGATATGGAAGCTGAAATGGCAGCTGCTATGGAAGAAGAACAGGCTGCGGATATCGTAGAAGCAAATACGTCTGCGTCTGAACCTCTTTATGATCGGGTTGGCGGTGAAGATGCAATTGCAGTGATGGCACATTTAATGTCCTCGCGGTTGCCGAATGATCCTAAGCTTTCTAAATTCTTTAAAGATTCTACCGTCGATCAGCGAAAAGGTCGTCTGTCCGGTATCATGACAGCTCTCTTTAGGGACGATCTAGATTCTGCGGATAATGTTGCGCGTTTAATGATAACCATGCCTGGTTTCGATGATAAATGTTTTGATGCATTGCTCGTATTCATGAAATCAGTGATGACAGAGTGTCAGGTTGAGGCGGACACCCGCGATGAAGCGATCATGAGTTTTGAGCTTGTCAGAGAGGCTGTGGTCTCTTCTTCGAAAGCGAAAGCAGAGGCCGCGACAGCTAAAACCTCTGGAGATACAAAGCGGACCTCACAGTCTATTCGTGTCAGTGTCGATTTGCTTGAAGATTTGATGAATATGGTGTCCGAACTTGTACTGACGCGGAACCAATTGCTTCAAATCTCTAGAGATATGGATAATTCTGAGCTAGGGGTGCCGCTTCAGCGTCTGAGTCAGTGTACAACTGAACTTCAAGAAGGTGTGATGAAGACACGCATGCAGCCGATTGGTAATGCATGGGCGAAATTGCCTCGTATTGTTCGTGATTTGACCGTTGAACTTGATAAGAAAATTGAACTTGAGATGCGGGGTGCTGAAACCGAGCTGGATCGTCAAGTTCTTGAGCTTATTAAAGATCCTTTGACACATATGGTCAGAAATTCAGCAGACCACGGTGTGGAAATGCCAGCAGAGCGTCTTGCACTAGGCAAGCCTGAGACCGGCACGATTATTTTAGACGCCTACCATGAAGGCGGTCACATTATTGTGGAAATTAGAGATGATGGGCGCGGCATTCCAGTGGAGAAGCTGAAAGGCAAGATTCTTGAAAAAGAGTTGGCGACTGAAAGCGAACTCTCTGAGATGTCTGATAACCAAATTCAAAAGTTTATCTTCCATCCTGGTTTTTCTACAGCAGAGAAAGTCACATCAGTTTCAGGCCGAGGCGTTGGCATGGATGTTGTGCGCTCAAATATTGAAAAAATTGGTGGCACCATTGATATGGTTTCTATCGAAGGGAAAGGCTCTACATTTGAAATTAAGATTCCGCTGACACTTGCTATTGTTTCTGCCTTGATCGTCAAAGCAGATGGCGAGAGATTTGCTATTCCTCAGATTAGTGTCCTGGAACTTGTTAGAGCGTCATCTGATTCAGAATATCGTATTGAGAAGATTAAAGATGCCCCTGTCTTGAGGCTGCGCAATCGGTTGCTACCACTCGTTTATCTGAATGAGATTCTAGACTTCTCAACGCGCGAAGAACTGGAAGCCGATGAAGACAAGGATGATTTCATCATTGTGGCACAGGTTGGGGCCTATACCTTTGGTATTGTGGTTGATCAGGTCTTTGATACTGAAGAAATCGTCGTTAAACCTGTGGCGCCAATCTTGAAGGATATCCCTATCTATTCTGGAAATACAATCCTTGGTGACGGTAGCGTGATTATGATTTTGGATCCAAATGGTATTGCGGCCCGCTCGAATGCAGGTGCCTCTGATCAAGTTGAAGACAAAGTTGAGGAAGATGTGGTTCACAAAGCAAGTTCTGACGAAAATGAGAGTATGCTGGTGTTCAGGGCAGGTTCTGAGAATAATAAGGCTGTACAGCTCTCCTTGATTGCGCGACTTGAGGATATAGCAATTGATGAAATTGAAATGTCTAATGGCCGGCATGTGGTTCAGTACCGAGGAGCCTTGATGCCGATCATTAAAGCTGATCCGACGATGGAATTCGTCAGTGAAGGCCGACAGCCTGTTCTTGTGTTCACAGACAGAGAATATACGATGGGCCTCGCTGTAGATCAGATCATGGATATCGTCGATGACAAGCTTGATATTAAACTGGCGTCTGACAATGAAAGTGTTGTTGGTTCTGCTGTTGTAGATGGCAATACTACAGAAATTATCAATGTGGCATACTTCCTAGCCCAAGCCTTCTCTGATTGGCTTAAGAGTAGGGACACGGAAGAGGATGTTGCCCCAGCAAAAGATGCGCATGTTCTCTTAATTGATGACAGTGATTTCTTCCGGAGTATGGTGCGCCCCGTCTTGACAGTTGCTGGCTATAAAGTAACAGCTGTGAACGGAGCTCAAAAGGCTTTGGATCTTCGAGAAGATGGAATCATGTTCGATCTTATTGTTTCTGATATTGAAATGCCTGATATGACAGGCTTTGAATTTGCAGAAGCTATTAAATCTTCGGGAATTTGGCAGCATACACCTCTTATAGCGCTTTCGAGCTTGGCAAGTGATAAGGATATTAATCACGGAATTGAAGTCGGTTTTGATGATTATGTCGCTAAATTTGATCAAGAAACACTGCTGCGCAGCTTAGCTCAGCAGCTTAAACTTCAAGGAGATGCAGCATGA
- a CDS encoding chemotaxis response regulator protein-glutamate methylesterase, with the protein MSHRLSSQTTAPAGDTVKVMVVDDSAIIRGFICRYLSEDSSIEVVTTANNGEVAVRMLKDNPQIEVVLLDIEMPVMDGLTALPKMIELRPDLQVIMASTLTKRNAEVSLRAMQHGAVDYVPKPETARSVNASIDFRREIVEKVKAWANRSRKKKGVPEVKDSSTKPAATNFARPTARPTGFAAPSRPAVKPAVVSSRQTTEVKSTSSASAIQLRKAARTKPQILAIGSSTGGPQALMKFFKGFKKKPSVPIVITQHMPATFTAILATHIGEATGWPSAEAKEGDTLMPGHVYVAPGDWHMQFVRGDGKVKVTLNQGPQENFCRPAVDPMYRSLIEIYGDRILGVILTGMGHDGLKGSRDIVKNGGTVFAQDEASSVVWGMPGAVSTAGLCSKVTPIDELGEQAEKQLDGGY; encoded by the coding sequence ATTTCTCACCGATTATCATCGCAAACTACAGCACCCGCTGGCGACACCGTTAAAGTAATGGTCGTCGACGATAGTGCAATAATTCGTGGATTTATTTGTCGTTATTTATCAGAAGATTCTTCGATTGAAGTCGTCACAACAGCCAATAATGGTGAAGTGGCTGTGCGTATGTTGAAGGATAATCCTCAGATTGAGGTTGTTTTACTTGATATTGAAATGCCGGTAATGGATGGTCTAACTGCCTTACCTAAAATGATTGAACTGAGGCCTGATTTACAGGTTATTATGGCTTCTACCCTTACAAAACGGAATGCCGAAGTCAGTTTGAGAGCGATGCAGCACGGTGCTGTGGATTATGTGCCTAAACCTGAAACAGCGCGTTCCGTAAATGCTTCTATTGATTTCCGTAGGGAAATTGTTGAGAAGGTGAAAGCTTGGGCAAATCGCAGTCGAAAGAAAAAAGGTGTTCCTGAAGTTAAGGATAGCTCGACAAAACCTGCTGCGACTAATTTTGCTCGACCGACAGCTCGTCCTACTGGCTTTGCTGCGCCATCCCGTCCTGCAGTTAAGCCCGCAGTTGTCTCCTCACGTCAAACAACTGAGGTGAAATCGACCTCAAGCGCTTCTGCAATACAATTGCGTAAGGCGGCACGGACAAAACCTCAAATTTTGGCAATTGGGTCTTCCACTGGCGGCCCCCAAGCGTTGATGAAGTTTTTTAAAGGGTTCAAAAAGAAACCAAGTGTTCCCATTGTCATTACACAGCATATGCCGGCTACTTTTACTGCTATTTTGGCAACGCATATTGGAGAGGCTACAGGCTGGCCTTCTGCTGAAGCAAAAGAGGGTGACACTTTAATGCCGGGACATGTCTATGTGGCTCCTGGTGATTGGCACATGCAATTTGTTAGAGGTGATGGCAAAGTTAAAGTAACTCTTAATCAGGGACCGCAAGAAAATTTCTGCCGACCTGCTGTTGATCCTATGTATCGCAGTTTGATTGAGATTTATGGAGATCGTATCCTTGGCGTTATACTGACAGGTATGGGGCATGATGGTTTAAAAGGGTCTCGAGATATCGTTAAAAATGGGGGGACAGTATTTGCTCAAGATGAAGCATCTAGTGTCGTTTGGGGAATGCCTGGCGCTGTATCTACAGCAGGGTTATGCTCTAAAGTAACACCCATTGATGAGTTAGGTGAACAAGCTGAGAAACAGCTCGATGGAGGCTATTAA
- a CDS encoding CheR family methyltransferase, which produces MRPNDFEFLAKFLKERSGLMLTQDKVYLLESRLTPIARKYGHDTLDAFIASFKMSRDEALNVEVTEAMTTNESFFFRDSTPFDLFKNQVLPVIEKNRPTKRLRIWCAAASTGQEPYSLAMILKEQWHKWKDWKIEIVGTDICTKVLSKAKQGHYSQFEVQRGLPIQMLIKYFEQDGDVWKLNDEIRNMVSYRPFNLLSSFTTLGNFDVIYCRNVLIYFDQETKGDVLDRMRRHVADDGTLFLGAAETVLGITDKFQPVKGQRGMYTPS; this is translated from the coding sequence ATGCGCCCAAATGATTTTGAATTTTTAGCAAAATTTCTAAAAGAGCGTTCAGGGTTAATGCTTACACAGGATAAAGTGTATCTATTGGAAAGTCGGTTGACTCCAATTGCTAGAAAGTATGGTCATGATACTTTAGATGCCTTTATCGCAAGCTTTAAAATGTCTCGTGACGAAGCTCTGAACGTTGAAGTGACAGAGGCGATGACCACAAACGAGTCCTTCTTTTTCCGTGACAGTACACCATTTGATCTTTTTAAAAATCAGGTTTTGCCAGTCATCGAAAAAAACAGACCGACAAAGCGCTTGAGGATATGGTGTGCAGCAGCTTCAACAGGTCAGGAGCCTTATTCACTGGCAATGATCTTAAAAGAACAGTGGCATAAGTGGAAAGATTGGAAAATTGAAATTGTTGGTACTGACATTTGTACAAAAGTGCTCAGCAAAGCCAAGCAAGGACATTATAGTCAATTTGAAGTTCAGCGTGGTCTGCCAATCCAAATGCTCATTAAGTATTTTGAGCAAGACGGTGACGTGTGGAAACTAAACGATGAAATCCGTAATATGGTCTCTTATCGTCCCTTTAATCTGTTAAGTAGTTTCACGACTTTAGGTAACTTTGACGTAATCTACTGCCGGAATGTTTTGATTTATTTTGATCAAGAAACTAAGGGCGATGTTTTAGATCGAATGCGTCGACACGTAGCTGATGATGGAACATTATTTTTAGGTGCGGCAGAAACAGTGCTTGGAATTACTGATAAATTTCAACCTGTTAAGGGTCAACGGGGCATGTATACACCAAGCTAG
- a CDS encoding (2Fe-2S)-binding protein, with protein sequence MPSFLLNGQHISHEEDSDMPLMWYLRDIAGLTGTKYGCGVGQCSACTVHVNDMNMQSCQVRLGDIEDGAKVTTIEGLARGDMEHKLQKAWGDYNVPQCGYCQAGQIMTAAALLEQNANPSEQEIDEAMWGNICRCGTYQRIKQAIKAVVDGEVS encoded by the coding sequence ATGCCATCATTTTTATTAAATGGTCAGCACATATCACATGAAGAAGATTCCGATATGCCACTCATGTGGTATCTTAGGGATATCGCAGGACTTACGGGAACAAAATACGGCTGTGGTGTGGGCCAGTGCAGTGCCTGTACGGTGCATGTGAACGATATGAATATGCAATCTTGTCAGGTCCGTCTGGGTGATATTGAAGACGGCGCCAAAGTAACGACCATTGAAGGCCTTGCTCGCGGGGATATGGAGCACAAGCTTCAAAAGGCGTGGGGAGACTATAATGTACCGCAATGCGGCTATTGCCAAGCAGGCCAAATCATGACAGCGGCTGCTTTGCTTGAGCAAAATGCTAATCCTAGTGAACAAGAAATTGACGAAGCTATGTGGGGCAATATCTGTCGCTGTGGTACATATCAACGGATCAAGCAAGCTATCAAGGCAGTTGTTGATGGAGAAGTATCATGA
- the yaaA gene encoding peroxide stress protein YaaA: MLVVLSPAKKLDFESENFQSGGESPALLGESETLIKVARKLRTEDLKSMMGISDALAELNVARFKAFETPFNTTNARPALDAFKGDVYVGLDAPSMTEQNRAFANEHVRILSGLYGLLKPLDLMQAYRLEMGIKFPTSRGKNLYQFWGDAITNEVNKSLKEGDAVINLASNEYFKSIKPKLLNGPVITPTFKEIKEGKSRVISFLAKKARGLMTRWIIDNQITNPETLKGFALEGYAYDPESSSETQWIFSRQQP, from the coding sequence ATGCTTGTAGTATTGTCCCCTGCTAAAAAATTGGATTTCGAAAGTGAAAATTTTCAATCAGGAGGAGAGAGTCCAGCACTCTTAGGTGAAAGTGAAACGTTAATAAAAGTCGCACGCAAATTACGCACTGAAGATTTGAAGTCGATGATGGGAATTTCAGATGCTCTTGCAGAGCTGAATGTTGCACGCTTCAAAGCTTTTGAGACGCCTTTTAACACGACCAATGCACGCCCCGCCCTTGATGCCTTTAAGGGGGACGTTTATGTGGGCTTAGATGCGCCGTCAATGACAGAACAGAATCGTGCTTTTGCTAACGAGCATGTTCGCATTTTATCTGGTTTGTATGGGCTGTTGAAGCCCCTGGATTTAATGCAGGCTTATCGGCTTGAAATGGGGATCAAATTCCCGACGTCTAGAGGCAAAAATCTTTATCAGTTTTGGGGAGATGCGATTACAAATGAAGTCAACAAAAGCCTGAAAGAGGGGGATGCTGTTATTAATTTAGCCTCAAATGAATATTTCAAGTCTATCAAACCTAAGCTTTTAAATGGACCTGTAATCACACCAACTTTCAAAGAAATTAAAGAGGGTAAATCTCGTGTGATTTCATTTCTGGCTAAAAAGGCTAGGGGCCTAATGACACGGTGGATCATTGATAATCAAATAACCAATCCTGAGACTTTAAAAGGCTTTGCACTAGAAGGATATGCCTATGACCCTGAATCGTCTTCAGAGACACAATGGATATTCTCTCGCCAACAACCTTAA
- a CDS encoding MFS transporter has product MGDVLNKNVGLLILSQAIAISSVIGMLTFGPVVGAKLAPAAWMATFPVTSAIIGSATSTGMMSLFMDKFGRRMGFRLGSLFGFIGSFIAVQAIFDQSFYLFCFGMFLFGVFQASGSYFRFAAAESVKPDLAPKAISYVLVGSVFAGVIAPIVSRYSLELFPEEPVVGAFAYAAIVMLALQIPYALMGSTHKYSAIETEDMAEKPARSLSIIMKQKAFWVALVNCSFGYAMMGFVMTATPLAMTQCGFTDQTNLDVISMHSMSMFLPGLITGTLIIRFGVINVLTMGHIFFALAFLVALMGIEYWHFTLSMILLGIAWNFCFVAGSSLLTKTYRNSERGKVQGLNETAVVVSMALASLGVGYILMELGWQAVNQIAFSLLIVAIVITVLFRKSAHDLEN; this is encoded by the coding sequence ATGGGCGACGTATTGAACAAAAATGTTGGCTTGCTAATTTTATCGCAAGCCATAGCAATTTCTTCTGTAATAGGCATGTTAACTTTCGGTCCTGTGGTTGGCGCAAAACTAGCTCCTGCTGCATGGATGGCGACCTTTCCTGTGACATCCGCGATTATAGGGTCTGCTACGTCTACAGGGATGATGTCGTTGTTTATGGATAAATTTGGGCGCCGTATGGGCTTCCGACTAGGTAGCCTTTTTGGTTTTATTGGGTCATTCATTGCAGTTCAAGCCATATTCGATCAGAGTTTTTATCTTTTCTGTTTTGGTATGTTCCTCTTTGGAGTTTTTCAAGCCAGTGGTTCTTATTTTCGATTTGCAGCAGCAGAGAGCGTTAAGCCTGACCTAGCTCCCAAAGCGATCTCTTACGTTCTAGTCGGGTCGGTCTTTGCAGGTGTCATTGCACCCATCGTGTCACGATATTCGCTTGAGCTTTTTCCAGAGGAACCTGTTGTTGGGGCTTTTGCCTATGCAGCGATCGTTATGCTCGCCTTACAAATACCTTATGCTTTAATGGGATCGACCCATAAGTATAGTGCTATAGAAACAGAGGATATGGCTGAAAAGCCTGCACGATCTCTTTCAATTATTATGAAGCAAAAGGCTTTTTGGGTTGCATTGGTTAACTGTTCCTTTGGTTATGCTATGATGGGGTTTGTTATGACAGCAACACCGCTGGCAATGACGCAGTGTGGGTTTACAGACCAGACAAATTTAGATGTGATTAGTATGCATTCCATGAGTATGTTTTTACCTGGCTTAATTACAGGGACATTGATTATCCGATTTGGTGTCATTAATGTCCTAACGATGGGGCATATCTTTTTTGCTCTTGCTTTTCTTGTGGCCCTTATGGGTATCGAGTATTGGCACTTCACTCTTTCAATGATCTTACTGGGAATTGCTTGGAATTTTTGTTTCGTAGCGGGTAGTTCTTTGCTAACAAAAACATATCGAAATAGTGAACGTGGTAAAGTGCAAGGACTGAATGAGACGGCTGTTGTTGTCAGTATGGCTCTTGCCTCTTTAGGGGTTGGGTATATATTAATGGAGCTTGGATGGCAGGCAGTTAATCAGATTGCTTTTAGCCTCCTAATTGTAGCTATTGTTATAACAGTTTTGTTTAGAAAATCAGCCCATGATCTTGAAAATTAA